The Pollutimonas sp. M17 sequence GCTGGCATGGTGCACCTCCCGATCAAGAAACCTGACTTGGAAATTCAACCACTCCATTATTGGCGTGCGCCGCCGGCATTTCAACCGGCAAGGCGGCCCAACATGTAACAGTTCATGGAACCCGTCAGGGTCACAGTGAAGCTGCATGCGTACACGGCCAGCCGCCCGCCTGGCTTTCGGAGACCCGCCCCGCGATGTGGGCCAGCGCCTCCTCGACCTGATCGATCAGGATCAGGCACAGTTCGCCTTCGCGCAAGCCGGCCAGCGCGGTATCGATGGCCAGGAACTCGCCCCGTATCTCCTGGAGCTGCGTGGCGCGCTTCGCATTGACCAGCCCCTGGCGCAGCAAGGCCAGGACCTCGCCGTCCTCGCGGCCGCGCTGGCACATGTCCTGATAAAGAATGACCTCGTCAAAGGCATCGCCCAGTATCTCGGTCTGGCGGCGTATGTCGATGTCGCGCCGGTCGCCGGCACCGCTTATGACCACACTGCGCCGGCTTGCCGGCATGGCGTCCACCGCCTGGACCAGCGCCATGATGGCGTCGGGATTATGGCCGTAATCGGCAATAAGGGTGGCGCCCCGATACGAGAATACGTTGAAGCGGCCGGGCGCGGTCTGCGCATCGTTCACAAAGGTCGCGACGCCGGCCTGGATGGCGGCCCAATCCAGCCCCAGCGCCCAGGCGGCGGCCAGCGCCGCCATGGCGTTGTCGACCTGGAAGCCTATCGTGCCGCCACGCACTAGTGGAATGCCATCCATGCCTATCCGATGCTCGAAAGCGCCTTCAGCCAGGACGATGGCGCCGTCCTCGACATATACCGTCCGCCGTCCCTGCGCCTTGTGTGTCGCCAGGATGGGGTTGTTCCGGTCGGCGGCGAAAAAGGTCACCGAGCCCGGACAGTTCTGCGCCATGGCCGCAACGATGGGATCCGCCGCATTCAGCACGGCCATGCCCTCGGGCGCCACGTTTTCCACGATCACGCGCTTGACGATGGCCAGGTCCTCGACTGTGCTGATGAAGCTCAGTCCCAGATGGTCGCCCGTGCCCACATTGGTCACCACGGCCACGTCGCAGCGATCGAATCCCAGCCCCTCGCGCAAAATGCCGCCGCGCGCCGTCTCGAACACGGCCGCATCCACATCCGGATGCAGCAGCACATTGCGCGCGCTGCGCGGCCCGCTACAATCGCCGGTGTCGATGCGTCCGTTCCCTATGTACACCCCGTCGGAGTTGGTCATGCCAACGCAAGCGCCGGTGCCGGCGATCAGGTGCGCGATCAGGCGCACGGTGGTGGTCTTGCCGTTGGTTCCCGCCACCGCCACCAGGGGAATACGGCCATTCTCGCCTTCGGGAAACATGCAGTCGACGATGGCGTCGCCCACGGCGCGGCCCTTGCCGAAGGAGGGGTTCAAGTGCATGCGCAAACCCGGCGCCGCATTCACCTCGACGATGCAGCCCCCCTGCTTGTCCAGCGGTTCATAGACGTTCTCGCTGACCAGGTCGATGCCGCAAACGTCCAGCCCCACCATCTGGGCCGCCGCCACGGCGGTCGCCGCCAGCTCCGGATGCACGTGATCGGTCACGTCGGTCGCCGTGCCGCCCGTGCTCAGGTTGGCGTTATTGCGCAAGGTCACCAGCACGCCTTTCTCCGGCACCGACAGGGCATCGTAGTTCTGCGCCGCCATCGTCGCCAGCGCGATCTCGTCCAGCCTTATCCTGGTCAGCGAACTGCCGTGGCCTTCGCCGCGCAGCGGATCCGCGTTGATCTGCTCCACCAGTTCGGCAATGCTGCGCTCGCCATCGCCGATTACCTGCGGCGGATCGCGGCGCGCCGCCGCAACCAGCTTGTCGCCGACCACCAGCAGGCGAAAGTCGTGTCCGGGAAAATAGCGCTCCACGATCACTTCCGAGCCGTAGCCGGACGCCGCCGCGTAAGCCGCTTCGATCTGTTCGCGGCCCTGGATGTTGACCGCCACGCCCTTGCCCTGGCTGCCGTCGCGCGGCTTGAGCACCACAGCCCCCCCGATTTCACACGCCGCCGCCCAGGCGTCTTCCGCGCTGTTGGCGCAGCGCCCTTCGGGCACTTGCACGCCGGCCGCCGCGAGCAGGCTCTTGGTCAGTTCCTTGTCCTGAGCAATGGACTCGGCGATGGCGCCGCTGCGGTCCGTTTCCGCCGCCTGTATGCGGCGCTGCCTGCGGCCCCAGCCGAACTGCACCAGGCTGCCTTCGGTCAGCCTGCGATAGGGAATATTGCGCCTCAGGGCCGATTGGACGATGGCGCCGGTGCTGGGTCCCAGCCGTATGTCCTCGTTCAGGTCGCGCAAGCGCAGCAGGCCTTCGGTCAGGTGAAAGGGCAGATCCTGCATGGCGGCAATGCAAAGCCGCTCCGCCAGGTCGAAGGCCAGCCGCCCCACGGCCTCTTCGGAATACTCGACCACGACCTGGTACACCCCCAGCTCCGTCGTTGGCGCGGCACGGCTGAAAACCACCTGGCAGCCGGCCGCTGTTTGCAGGCGCAAAGCCGCATAAGCCAGCGCATGAGCCATGGAGTCGGCCGGCTCCTGGCTGGAGGTGCGAAGAATGTCGATGTCGGGAAAACGCGCCCGCAGCCGGTTCTCAAAGGCTTCCACGTTATCGATGATGCGCTCGACCTCGGTGCACGAGACGATCGCTTCGATCACGGTTTGCCTGCACCACAAATTGGGGCCGCGCAGCGCCCGTATGCGGGAAACTTCCATTCGATGTTCTTCCTTCTTGCCTGAGCAGGCCTGGAGCGGATACCTTGTGTTGGCGGTGGAGGCCCTATCAGGCCGGCGTTTCGATAAGGAGGGCGGACGCCTCCGCGAACGACTCGCCCGCTTCCAGACCGAAGGTTTCTATGCCGGCCCGTATCAAATCCTCGTGCACATCCAGCGCCCATGCCGCGGCGACGGCCGCCAGGACATTCATGTTCTGGACGTCCAGCGTGCCGCCTTCGGTCAAGGGGATGGCCTGCAGGTCCGTCAGGGCGGCCTCGTGCGCGCCTTCGGCCAGAACGATGCGGCCGCCGTCCAGGAACACGGCGCGCCCGCCCTGGACCCGGTGTGCGGCAATCGCCGGCGCGCGGGCGTCCGAGCCAAAGAAGATCACTTGGCCATCGCACAGGCCGGCCATATCCGCCACCAGCGGATCGTCGGCATTGAGCACGGCGGTTCCGTCCGGAAGCACGACGTCGACCTGGGTGCGCAGGACCTTGGCCAACTGCTCCGCATCGTCGATGTAGAACTCCGGCAAGATCCCTTCGGGATCGAGGTTGGTCACGATGCCGACCTTGCAGCGATCGTAGGCCAGGCCTTCGCCAAGAATGCTGAGCGGACCGTTTTCCATGACCCCCGCCTGCACGCCCCGGTTCAGCAGGACCCGGCGTGCGGCCGCCCAATTGGCGCCGTCCGTCTTCTGCACATGTCGCCGGCCGAAAAAGAGGCCGTTGCTGCATGCCAGGCCCGTATGCAGGTTGCTCAGCTGCAGCATGCGCGCGAGCAAGCGTGCCACGGTGGTCTTGCCCTTGCTTCCCGTGATCCCGACCAGGGGAATATGCCCGATGTCGCCAGGAGGGAAAAGATGGTCGACGATGGCCTGGCCGACGGGGCGAGGCTCGCCGGCGGCCGGCTTCAGATGCATGAGCAGCCCAGGCCCCGCGTTCACTTCGACAATGGCGCCGCGCTGCCCGTCGAGCGGCGCCGAGATATCTTCGGCGACAAGGTCGACGCCCGCCACGTCCAGTCCGACAATGCGTGCCGCCAGCTCCACGGCAGCGGCCACGCTGGGATGCACCGCATCGGTCACGTCGATCGAGACATTGCCGTTGCGCTGGATGAGCACACGCATGTCCGCTGCGGGAATGGCGCCGGGGCCCAGGTTCTGGCGCGCAAGCTCCAGCCGGGCGGCCGAATCGACGCGTATCGGGTTGAGCGGATGATCCTCGTCGCGACCACGGCGCGGATCGGAATTCAGCTGCGACTCGATCAGCTCTTCTATCGTGCTCACGCCATCGCCCACGACGGTGGCGGCATCCCCGCGCGCGGCCGCCACCATGCGGCCGCCCACAACCAGAACGCGATGCTCGTCCCCGTGCACGAAGCGCTCGACGACGACGCCGCTGCCTTCATCCACGGCAACGGCGAAGGCCGTCTCTATTTCAGCCCGCGTCATCAGGTTGGTGAACACCCCGCGCCCATGATTACCGTCGGATGGCTTCACGACGACGGGCAGGCCGATGTCCTGCGCAGCTTCCCACGCCTCTTCCATGCTGTCCACCAGCCGGCCTTCGGGAACCGGCACGCCGCAGGCCTGGAGCAGGCTCTTGGTCAGATCCTTGTTGCGGGACACGCTTTCGGCGATGGCGCTGGTCCGGTCGGTTTCGGCCGTCCAGATACGCCGCTGGCGGGCGCCATAACCCAACTGCACCAGGTTGGCCTCGCTAAGCCGGATGGTTGGAATGTCCCGGTCATCGGCCGCCTCGACGATGCATGCGGTGCTGGGCCCCAGGCGCAGGTCCTCGGCCAGGTCGCGCAATGCATCAACCGCGGCCTGAACGTCGAACTCGCGATCCTCGATGGCCGCCATCACCAGGTCACGGGCGGAATACAGGGCGGCGCGCGTGACCGGCTCATGCCAGGCGCGGACAATGACCTTGTAGACCCCGCGCACGGACGTCTCGCGCGCCCTGCCCAGGCCGCCGGGCATGCCGGCCAGGTTCTGCAGCTCCAGCGTGACGTGTTCGAGAATATGGCCCGGCCAGGTGCCCTGCCGCAGGCGTTGAAGAAAGCCGCCGCGCTCCCCGACGCTGCAGCGATGCTCGATCAGCGACGGCAGCCACTGCACCAGGCGCTCGTAGAAGCCCGGGATGACGTTGGAAGGGTAGTCTTCCAGTTCGCCTATATCGACCCATGCCTCGATGACCGGACGGTATGCCCAGATATTGGGTCCGCGCAGCATCATCATGTTGATGAACTCGATGTTTTTCTTTTGCATCTTGGATGGGGTAAGAACGAGTAGGGAACCACACAAACCGAATGGAGAGTATTTAACGGCAATTGATCCCGGAAGTGTTTGCCAAGTCGCCCGGAAGAGAAGAAAATTATCAGCCAGAGGCAAAAAAACCACATCTTTTCCCAGCCTTCTTACAAGGCGCGCGCATTCGACGTGACAATATCGCAGCCGCAGCTTCGAATCACTTATTTTGGGGACGGACTGTCCCTGTTCAATGAGCAAGAAACCTGACGAAACCCTAACCGCCGCCGGCCTGCCGGACGACTGCGGCGCCACGCTGGCTCCTTTGCTGGGCCCCGAAGAAACCGTGCTGGCCTGGATAAGCACAGACCTGGATGCGCAATTGCGCTTCGCACCCGGCATGGTCGTGCTGACCGGCAGGCGATTGCTGGCAAAAGGCCCCCACGATGCCGACTGGCATGCCTGGACGCTGCAAACGGGCCTGAAGCTCGCGCACCATGACCATGCCGGCGTCGGCACCCTGGAATTGCACGATGCCCAGGCGCGCCTGGGCATCTGGCGCTATACCCTCAGGAACAATCCGGCCGCGTTGCTGCTGGTCGAGCGCTTCGAGCGCCTGCGCAAGCAGCCCGGAACAGCCCCGGCTTCCTCGCAGCCAAGCGATACGCCCCCGAGCGGCGCCGCCCAGGCCGATTCGGCGCCGTCCACCTGGGCCCTGCTGCGGCTCTGGCGCTTTGCCAGGCCTTATCGCGCCCCCCTGCTGCTCGGCTTCCTGCTGACGGTGGCATCGACGGCCGCGGCGCTGGTCGCGCCCTACCTGACCATGCCGCTCATGGACGACATTCTCATCCCTTTCCAGAATGGAAAGCCCATCGACTACGGCCTGGTCCGGCTCTATCTGGGCGGCCTGCTGGCCTCCTCCGCCCTTGCCTGGCTGCTGGGCTGGGGACGCACGTATATCCTGGCCTGGGTGAGCGAGCGCATCGGGGCCGACCTGCGCACCGCCACCTACCAGCATCTGCAAACGCTGCCCCTGCAGTACTTCGGCGGCAAGCGCACCGGCGACCTGATCTCCCGCATCGGTTCGGAATCCGACCGCATCTGCATCTTCCTGTCCCTGCACCTGCTGGATTTCGCCACCGACGTGCTCATGATCCTGATGACGGCGGCCATCCTGTTTTCCATCAACCCCTGGCTGGCGGCCGTCACGCTGATTCCCCTGCCCTTCATCGCCTGGATGATCCACATCGTGCGGGATCGCCTGCGCCATGGCTTCGAACGGGTGGACCGCATCTGGTCCGAAATCACCAACGTGCTGGCGGACACCATACCCGGCATACGCGTGGTCAAGGCCTTTGCCCAGGAGAAGCGCGAGGTGGCGCGCTTTCGCGAAGCCAACAACCGCAACCTGGCGGTCAACGACAGGGTCAACACCCTATGGTCGCTGTTTGCGCCCACGGTCACCCTGCTGACCGAAATCGGCCTGCTGGTCGTATGGGCTTTCGGCATCTGGCTGGTCGCGCACAACGAGATCACCGTCGGCGTGCTGACCGCCTTCCTGGCCTATATCGGGCGGTTCTATCTGCGGCTGGACTCCATGAGCCGCATCGTCTCGTTCACGCAGAAGGCCGCCGCCGGCGCCAAGCGCATCTTCGACATCCTGGATCATGTATCGACGGTTCCCGAGCCTGCCAGGCCGGTGCGCATCGAACATGTGACGGGCCGCATCGAACTGCGCAATGTAGGCTTCCGCTATGGCAACCGCTCGGTCATGCGCCGCATCAACCTGGATATCGCGCCGGGCGAGATGATAGGCCTGGTCGGCCATAGCGGTTCGGGCAAGAGCACGCTGGTCAACCTGATCTGTCGCTTCTACGACGTGTCGCAAGGGCAGATCCGCCTGGATGGCGCGGACATCCGCTCGCTGTCCATCTCCGACTACCGCCGCCACATCGGCCTGGTGCTGCAAGAGCCCTTCCTGTTTTTCGGCACCATCGCCGAGAACATTGCCTACGGCAAGCCGCAGGCGACCCGGCAGGAGACCATCGCCGCGGCCCGCGCGGCCAATGCCCATGAATTCATCCTGCGCCTGCCGCATGGCTACGATTCGCTGGTGGGCGAGCGCGGCCAGGCCCTATCGGGCGGAGAGCGCCAGCGCATCTCCATCGCGCGCGCCCTGCTCATCGATCCGCCCATCCTGATCCTGGACGAAGCCACTTCCTCGGTGGACACCAGCACCGAAAAGGAGATCCAGAAGGCGCTGGACAACCTGGTTCGCGGACGCACGACCATCTCCATCGCCCACCGGCTAAGCACCCTGCGCCAGGCGGACAGGCTGGTGGTTCTGGACAAGGGAGAGATCGTCGAAGTGGGCCGGCATGACGAGCTCCTGGCCAGGAATGGCCACTACTTCAGGCTCTACCAGGCGCAAGAGGAAAAAATGAATCCCGGCTCGGTCGAAGAGGACTGGATCGAGAACGAAGAAAGAGGCATCGCATGAAGAACAGCAAGACCTTGCGCCGTGTCGACTTGCCGCTCCAGCGCGACGCCTTCGGCCGGCTGCATCTGGCACCGGACGGCAAGGCGGGGCCGGCCCTGACGCCGGTGCGCAGCTTTCCCATTTCGGCGCCCGGAGAAGGGATCGCGCTGGTCGATGCGGAAGGCTCGGAACAGGCCTGGATAGAAAGCCTCGACGAGTTGCCCGACGACGTGCGCTCCTTGCTTCAAGAGGAATTGGCCAGCCGCGAATTCATGCCGCGCATCCAGCGCATCCGGCAGATATCCAGCTTCGCCACGCCCAGCACCTGGCAGGTGGAAACCGACAGGGGCGACACCACCCTGCTGCTCAAGGCCGAGGAAGACATACGCCGGCTGTCGGCCACGGCCCTCCTGATCATAGACGGCCACGGCATCCAGTTTCTGATCGGCAATGTGGCCGGGCTGGACAAGGGCAGCCGCCGCTTGCTCGACCACTTCCTATAGGCCGGCCTGCGCCCCGGCGGGGCTGGTTTCCGGGAGCGCGATTTCCGATGTGCCGGGGCGCAAAAGGCGTACGCATTCCCGGCTGGTGTCTATGCAGCCGCCATCGCGGTAGACGCCGCCCGGATCGCGCAGGCGCAGCATACTGCCCAGTATTTCCGCCACCTCGTCCGGGTCCCGCAGCGATCGCGCCACCCGCTCGTCGACCACGTCGTCGTCCACCTGCAGCCTGCCCGCCGCATCCCGATAGGTCGCGTTGCGCCAGTGAAACAGCTCCACGCATTTCGTCGTCAGCGTAAAGGGCTGGTCCCGCTTCCAGAAGTTGGTGAACAGACCGTCGCCCAGGTAGAACACCCAAGAGCCTTCATAGCCTTCGACATTGGATGAGCGCTCATCGGGATTGCGGAACCAGAGGCGATCGCCCGGAATATAGTATCTGGAAGGCAAAGGCTCGCTCATCGAGCCGAACTCGCGCAGGAACACATCGTGGAACTGGCCCGACATGATGGCCCGCGTCTCCCATTGGCGCTGCAGCGCGGCCAGCAGGTCCGGATTGCTGACCGCCAGCTCCTGCGCGATGGCCAGCAGGATCACGTATTCCGTCGCCCGGTAGCAGGAAAAGGAATACAGCTTGTGGGAGCGGTCCGGCTGGGTGGTTTTCTGCAAGGCTTCGATCAGGCGCGATCCGTCCTTGACGGTAAAGCCGCGTTCCTCGGAATAGGCCCAGTACTCTTGCGGCCGTTCGGCATGCTCCGTGTCGAACGCCAGCGCGGTCAGCCGCGCGGCCTGGACGATATTCTTCCGTACCCGAACGGCCGATACCAGCTCGCCGTGGCTTGGGAAAACGAAGGGAACGGGGCTCAAAAGCAGGGCGACAAGGATCTCGCGACCCAGGTCGTCCGGATTGCCATAGGTATCCAGCTTGAGCGTGCCGCATAGTCCCGTGGTGTCGTAATCGGGCGCCCATTGCGCGGCGGCCCGAGGATCGAGCCGGAACTGGACCCACGCGCCATCACCATCCACATGCCGGGCCGCCTCGACATGCCCGTCCAGGCCCAGGGCGCCCAGGTCGGCCATGAAATCGTGCAGCGACGGCTCGAGAAGCGCGTCTGTTTCCGCGTGAAGCAGAATCCCCGGCGATTGCCGTCCCATACCGTATCGGCGTATTGCGCTCATCGAACCTTGTCTCCCGAAGTGCGGAAAGCGGGCCTGTCGAAATTGCGCAATATTACTCTTGGCGACGAGTTTCTTGTATGAAAATCAGCGCCGTCCGATGCAAATATGCACGGATTTTCCCGGCGCTGTCCCGGAGAGCGGAGGCGTTGGCAATCAGCGAAGCTAGCCGCGGCGCTCGCCTCCCGCAGGTTGGCCATCATTGCCAGGGAATAGGGATACCGCCATCTCCATCAAGCCGAAGGTAAATATGACCATGGGCCAAATGCCGCCGCTGGCCATGCCCTCGAGCTCCTGATCGCTCAGTTCCCTATCCTGG is a genomic window containing:
- the cphA gene encoding cyanophycin synthetase; protein product: MEVSRIRALRGPNLWCRQTVIEAIVSCTEVERIIDNVEAFENRLRARFPDIDILRTSSQEPADSMAHALAYAALRLQTAAGCQVVFSRAAPTTELGVYQVVVEYSEEAVGRLAFDLAERLCIAAMQDLPFHLTEGLLRLRDLNEDIRLGPSTGAIVQSALRRNIPYRRLTEGSLVQFGWGRRQRRIQAAETDRSGAIAESIAQDKELTKSLLAAAGVQVPEGRCANSAEDAWAAACEIGGAVVLKPRDGSQGKGVAVNIQGREQIEAAYAAASGYGSEVIVERYFPGHDFRLLVVGDKLVAAARRDPPQVIGDGERSIAELVEQINADPLRGEGHGSSLTRIRLDEIALATMAAQNYDALSVPEKGVLVTLRNNANLSTGGTATDVTDHVHPELAATAVAAAQMVGLDVCGIDLVSENVYEPLDKQGGCIVEVNAAPGLRMHLNPSFGKGRAVGDAIVDCMFPEGENGRIPLVAVAGTNGKTTTVRLIAHLIAGTGACVGMTNSDGVYIGNGRIDTGDCSGPRSARNVLLHPDVDAAVFETARGGILREGLGFDRCDVAVVTNVGTGDHLGLSFISTVEDLAIVKRVIVENVAPEGMAVLNAADPIVAAMAQNCPGSVTFFAADRNNPILATHKAQGRRTVYVEDGAIVLAEGAFEHRIGMDGIPLVRGGTIGFQVDNAMAALAAAWALGLDWAAIQAGVATFVNDAQTAPGRFNVFSYRGATLIADYGHNPDAIMALVQAVDAMPASRRSVVISGAGDRRDIDIRRQTEILGDAFDEVILYQDMCQRGREDGEVLALLRQGLVNAKRATQLQEIRGEFLAIDTALAGLREGELCLILIDQVEEALAHIAGRVSESQAGGWPCTHAASL
- the cphA gene encoding cyanophycin synthetase, whose protein sequence is MQKKNIEFINMMMLRGPNIWAYRPVIEAWVDIGELEDYPSNVIPGFYERLVQWLPSLIEHRCSVGERGGFLQRLRQGTWPGHILEHVTLELQNLAGMPGGLGRARETSVRGVYKVIVRAWHEPVTRAALYSARDLVMAAIEDREFDVQAAVDALRDLAEDLRLGPSTACIVEAADDRDIPTIRLSEANLVQLGYGARQRRIWTAETDRTSAIAESVSRNKDLTKSLLQACGVPVPEGRLVDSMEEAWEAAQDIGLPVVVKPSDGNHGRGVFTNLMTRAEIETAFAVAVDEGSGVVVERFVHGDEHRVLVVGGRMVAAARGDAATVVGDGVSTIEELIESQLNSDPRRGRDEDHPLNPIRVDSAARLELARQNLGPGAIPAADMRVLIQRNGNVSIDVTDAVHPSVAAAVELAARIVGLDVAGVDLVAEDISAPLDGQRGAIVEVNAGPGLLMHLKPAAGEPRPVGQAIVDHLFPPGDIGHIPLVGITGSKGKTTVARLLARMLQLSNLHTGLACSNGLFFGRRHVQKTDGANWAAARRVLLNRGVQAGVMENGPLSILGEGLAYDRCKVGIVTNLDPEGILPEFYIDDAEQLAKVLRTQVDVVLPDGTAVLNADDPLVADMAGLCDGQVIFFGSDARAPAIAAHRVQGGRAVFLDGGRIVLAEGAHEAALTDLQAIPLTEGGTLDVQNMNVLAAVAAAWALDVHEDLIRAGIETFGLEAGESFAEASALLIETPA
- a CDS encoding ABC transporter ATP-binding protein gives rise to the protein MSKKPDETLTAAGLPDDCGATLAPLLGPEETVLAWISTDLDAQLRFAPGMVVLTGRRLLAKGPHDADWHAWTLQTGLKLAHHDHAGVGTLELHDAQARLGIWRYTLRNNPAALLLVERFERLRKQPGTAPASSQPSDTPPSGAAQADSAPSTWALLRLWRFARPYRAPLLLGFLLTVASTAAALVAPYLTMPLMDDILIPFQNGKPIDYGLVRLYLGGLLASSALAWLLGWGRTYILAWVSERIGADLRTATYQHLQTLPLQYFGGKRTGDLISRIGSESDRICIFLSLHLLDFATDVLMILMTAAILFSINPWLAAVTLIPLPFIAWMIHIVRDRLRHGFERVDRIWSEITNVLADTIPGIRVVKAFAQEKREVARFREANNRNLAVNDRVNTLWSLFAPTVTLLTEIGLLVVWAFGIWLVAHNEITVGVLTAFLAYIGRFYLRLDSMSRIVSFTQKAAAGAKRIFDILDHVSTVPEPARPVRIEHVTGRIELRNVGFRYGNRSVMRRINLDIAPGEMIGLVGHSGSGKSTLVNLICRFYDVSQGQIRLDGADIRSLSISDYRRHIGLVLQEPFLFFGTIAENIAYGKPQATRQETIAAARAANAHEFILRLPHGYDSLVGERGQALSGGERQRISIARALLIDPPILILDEATSSVDTSTEKEIQKALDNLVRGRTTISIAHRLSTLRQADRLVVLDKGEIVEVGRHDELLARNGHYFRLYQAQEEKMNPGSVEEDWIENEERGIA
- a CDS encoding DUF1854 domain-containing protein; this encodes MKNSKTLRRVDLPLQRDAFGRLHLAPDGKAGPALTPVRSFPISAPGEGIALVDAEGSEQAWIESLDELPDDVRSLLQEELASREFMPRIQRIRQISSFATPSTWQVETDRGDTTLLLKAEEDIRRLSATALLIIDGHGIQFLIGNVAGLDKGSRRLLDHFL